One genomic segment of Lysobacter sp. 5GHs7-4 includes these proteins:
- a CDS encoding S41 family peptidase encodes MRLRHPPSSRPTRARALLLGLAPLALAGALLPAAAQQTPAPAQTQPAETKPADSKPADPKPADTKPADPKPAETKPATAKAKDDKSESQVPLDEIRRYVAVYNAVKQAYVEPVDDRKLMHSAIRGLLFDLDPHSVYLDKVAADDFDEQARGAYDGIGVELQRQSDGTLRVISPIDDTPAARAGIKAGDLIVAIDGKPFKADEGDSSGPLRGAPGTKVVLSIVRAGRDKPFDVTVARETIRVASVRSRMLEPGYGYVRVSAFQADTAADFESQIEKLKTQAGGKLSGLVIDLRSNPGGLLTSAVQIADDLLEKGKIVSTRGRIAISDAEFGATPGDRIDGAPVVVLVDAGSASASEVLAGALRDNGRARVVGSRTFGKGSVQTVLPLDNGDSVKLTTARYYTPSGKSIQALGIVPDVALHPGKDAANGGRTNYSEASLPGHLRGDADDAPGTNAGEVLEGDAPIAAALAELKKPVVAKADEAATKR; translated from the coding sequence ATGCGCCTGCGTCATCCGCCGTCTTCCCGTCCGACCCGGGCGCGAGCCTTGTTGCTGGGCCTGGCGCCGTTGGCGCTGGCCGGCGCCTTGCTGCCGGCCGCGGCGCAGCAGACGCCCGCGCCGGCCCAGACCCAACCGGCCGAAACCAAGCCGGCCGACTCGAAGCCTGCCGACCCCAAGCCGGCGGACACCAAACCCGCCGACCCCAAGCCGGCCGAAACCAAGCCCGCCACCGCCAAAGCCAAGGACGACAAGTCCGAGTCGCAGGTGCCGCTGGACGAGATCCGCCGCTACGTCGCGGTCTACAACGCGGTCAAGCAGGCCTACGTCGAGCCGGTCGACGACCGCAAGCTCATGCATTCGGCGATTCGCGGGCTGCTGTTCGATCTGGACCCGCACAGCGTCTACCTCGACAAGGTCGCCGCCGACGATTTCGACGAGCAGGCGCGTGGCGCCTACGACGGCATCGGCGTCGAACTGCAGCGCCAGTCCGATGGCACGCTGCGGGTGATTTCGCCGATCGACGACACCCCGGCCGCGCGCGCCGGCATCAAGGCCGGCGACCTGATCGTCGCCATCGACGGCAAGCCGTTCAAGGCCGACGAAGGCGACAGCTCCGGCCCGCTGCGTGGCGCGCCGGGCACCAAGGTGGTGCTGAGCATCGTGCGCGCGGGCCGCGACAAGCCCTTCGACGTGACCGTGGCGCGCGAGACCATCCGCGTGGCCAGCGTGCGCAGCCGCATGCTCGAACCCGGGTACGGCTATGTGCGCGTCAGCGCGTTCCAGGCCGACACCGCGGCCGATTTCGAATCGCAGATCGAGAAGCTCAAGACCCAGGCCGGCGGCAAGCTCAGCGGCCTGGTGATCGACCTGCGCAGCAACCCCGGCGGCCTGCTGACCTCGGCCGTGCAGATCGCCGACGACCTGCTGGAGAAAGGCAAGATCGTCAGCACGCGCGGCCGCATCGCGATCAGCGACGCCGAGTTCGGCGCCACGCCGGGCGACCGCATCGACGGCGCGCCGGTGGTGGTGCTGGTCGACGCCGGTTCGGCCAGCGCCTCGGAAGTGCTGGCCGGCGCGCTGCGCGACAACGGCCGCGCGCGCGTGGTCGGCAGCCGCACCTTCGGCAAGGGCTCGGTGCAGACCGTGCTGCCCCTGGACAACGGCGACTCGGTCAAGCTGACCACGGCGCGTTACTACACGCCCAGCGGCAAGTCGATCCAGGCGCTGGGCATCGTGCCCGACGTCGCCCTGCATCCGGGCAAGGACGCCGCCAACGGCGGCCGCACCAACTACAGCGAAGCCAGCCTGCCCGGGCACCTGCGCGGCGACGCCGACGACGCGCCGGGCACCAACGCCGGCGAAGTGCTGGAGGGCGACGCGCCGATCGCGGCGGCGCTG